From the Candidatus Nomurabacteria bacterium genome, one window contains:
- a CDS encoding ABC transporter ATP-binding protein, translating to MIEAKNLFKKFDSGDTQIVALDNVSFSVKKGEFIAVTGKSGSGKSTLLYQLGLLDHPTSGEVVIDGVDTGKLSSDDRTRFRLYYLGYVFQDYAILPSLSAIENVSLPLLMQGVDAFVAAEKAKAALERVGLGHRVNNLPSQLSGGEQQRVAIARAISHDPKIIFADEPTANLDTETSRAVLQCFLDLHKEGQTIIMVTHEPEYADLADRIFKLKDGKIISE from the coding sequence ATGATTGAAGCAAAAAATTTATTTAAAAAGTTTGATAGTGGAGATACTCAAATCGTTGCTCTCGATAACGTTTCTTTTTCTGTAAAGAAAGGAGAGTTTATTGCAGTTACGGGTAAATCTGGTTCTGGAAAAAGTACTTTATTGTACCAGTTGGGACTTTTGGATCATCCAACTAGCGGAGAGGTTGTTATTGATGGTGTAGATACAGGTAAATTATCTAGCGATGACAGGACTCGATTCAGGCTTTATTACTTGGGATATGTTTTTCAAGATTACGCCATACTCCCGTCACTTTCAGCTATAGAAAATGTCAGTCTGCCTCTTCTAATGCAGGGTGTAGATGCATTTGTTGCAGCAGAAAAAGCTAAAGCTGCGCTTGAAAGAGTTGGTCTCGGCCATAGAGTAAATAATCTACCTAGTCAGCTTTCAGGAGGAGAGCAACAGCGTGTGGCTATAGCTCGCGCCATAAGTCATGATCCAAAAATAATTTTTGCTGATGAGCCAACGGCCAACTTAGACACAGAAACATCAAGAGCGGTTTTACAATGTTTCTTAGATTTACACAAAGAAGGGCAAACAATCATTATGGTTACTCACGAACCTGAGTATGCGGATTTGGCAGACAGGATTTTTAAGTTAAAAGACGGAAAAATTATCTCCGAATAA
- a CDS encoding ABC transporter permease, with protein sequence MEINQTKFEKIKTSMRVGYFLATRDIKQSNKWTTLLIMFVMTLTFLNLNVVSGILVGLIQGSEEANKTHYTGDIIITPFLDRAYIEQSRDVEKIIETLPGYVAHTARYTEGGKVEENYRQTLEPNQIISSASGLVAGIDPIQEDKVTGLSTLIEEGSYLEPGDSNSILIGSSLLFKYTPVESPGFQTLKDTTVGSKVKLTINGNQREFVVKGVVLSKVGDVDSRIYMLDSELRKLIGRTDLNVDEIVVSLEDPSMADSAKAALIASGVGDVARVQTWIEAQPKFLKDIKVTFALLGNVIGSIGLAVASITIFIVIFVNAITRRRYIGILKGIGITKSAILFSYVLQSLFYSFAGVGLGMLIIFGFLKPFIAAHPINFPFSDGILVATISGTLIRAFILFIATIIAGFIPARIVIRQNTLSAILGR encoded by the coding sequence ATGGAAATAAATCAGACAAAATTTGAAAAAATTAAAACTTCAATGCGGGTTGGGTATTTTCTTGCGACAAGAGACATAAAACAATCAAACAAATGGACAACTCTTTTGATTATGTTTGTGATGACCCTAACTTTTCTAAATCTAAATGTTGTTTCTGGAATTTTAGTTGGGCTTATCCAAGGATCAGAAGAGGCCAATAAAACACATTACACAGGAGATATTATAATCACACCATTTTTAGATAGGGCATACATCGAACAAAGTAGAGATGTTGAAAAGATAATTGAGACACTTCCAGGATACGTTGCTCACACAGCTCGTTATACTGAAGGGGGTAAGGTAGAAGAAAATTATCGACAAACTCTAGAGCCAAATCAAATTATCAGCTCTGCAAGTGGTTTGGTTGCAGGTATAGATCCAATTCAAGAAGATAAGGTAACGGGATTATCAACTTTGATTGAAGAAGGTTCGTACTTAGAGCCAGGTGATAGTAATTCTATTCTTATAGGAAGTAGTCTGCTTTTTAAATATACTCCAGTTGAGTCACCAGGTTTTCAAACCTTGAAAGATACTACGGTTGGGTCTAAGGTAAAATTGACCATAAATGGTAATCAAAGAGAGTTTGTTGTTAAAGGTGTTGTATTGTCGAAAGTTGGTGATGTAGATTCTAGAATTTACATGCTTGATTCAGAATTGCGAAAATTGATTGGTAGAACAGATTTGAATGTAGACGAGATCGTTGTGTCGCTGGAGGATCCCTCCATGGCTGATAGCGCAAAAGCGGCTTTGATTGCAAGTGGTGTAGGTGATGTTGCTCGGGTTCAAACATGGATCGAGGCTCAACCTAAATTTTTGAAAGATATAAAGGTTACATTTGCATTGTTGGGTAACGTTATAGGTTCTATAGGACTTGCTGTTGCCTCAATAACAATTTTTATTGTTATATTTGTGAATGCAATCACTCGTCGTAGATATATTGGAATACTAAAAGGTATTGGTATTACTAAATCAGCCATACTTTTTTCTTATGTACTTCAATCGCTTTTTTATTCTTTTGCAGGAGTGGGCTTAGGGATGTTGATTATATTTGGATTCCTAAAACCTTTTATTGCTGCTCATCCAATTAATTTTCCATTTAGTGATGGAATATTGGTGGCTACAATTTCTGGAACTCTTATAAGAGCTTTTATACTTTTTATTGCTACAATAATTGCTGGTTTTATACCTGCAAGGATTGTAATAAGACAAAATACATTAAGTGCAATACTTGGAAGATAA
- a CDS encoding nicotinamidase — protein MKNVKNPGFYNPDNAANFFYNENLAQVKSEALKFAKSVNLKPSASDKVKINLLLIDAQRDFCHPEGTLYVGGRSGVGAIEDSKRIAEFIYKNVDLITKTTVTLDTHFPLQIFFSNFFVDKNGMELNPHTLIDVKEVSGKKYLINMDLAGNMINDFVMPNPRVALELGVSLDWLYKQCVYYCEQLKDPNSGRKKYTLYLWPEHCMIGTIGHTLVGVVNEARMFHAYARSSQPAIEIKGGHPLSENYSIVQPEVLTRFDGNPSNLQRNTKFLDHLLKDDIVIIAGQASSHCVASSIDDILQEILNTNPKLAEKIYILEDGTSAVAVPDGNGGFLADFTDEANAAMDRFRASGMHIVKSTDDIASWPGVAHDLLG, from the coding sequence ATGAAAAATGTAAAAAATCCCGGATTTTACAATCCGGACAATGCAGCCAATTTTTTCTACAATGAAAATTTGGCACAAGTTAAGAGTGAGGCTCTTAAATTTGCAAAAAGTGTAAACTTGAAGCCATCTGCCAGCGACAAAGTGAAGATCAATTTACTTCTGATCGATGCGCAGAGAGACTTTTGTCATCCCGAAGGTACACTCTATGTAGGTGGAAGAAGTGGTGTAGGTGCTATCGAAGATTCGAAGCGCATCGCTGAATTCATTTATAAAAACGTAGACCTGATTACAAAGACAACAGTTACGCTCGATACACACTTTCCTTTGCAGATATTTTTCTCCAACTTTTTTGTTGATAAAAATGGTATGGAACTTAATCCGCACACACTTATCGATGTAAAAGAAGTTTCTGGTAAAAAATATCTCATCAACATGGATCTCGCAGGCAATATGATCAATGATTTTGTTATGCCGAATCCACGCGTTGCACTTGAGCTCGGTGTATCACTTGATTGGTTGTACAAACAGTGTGTTTACTATTGTGAACAATTGAAAGATCCAAACAGTGGTCGTAAAAAATACACACTGTATTTATGGCCTGAACACTGCATGATTGGAACGATTGGCCACACTCTTGTAGGAGTTGTAAACGAAGCCAGAATGTTCCATGCGTATGCAAGATCAAGCCAACCTGCGATTGAAATCAAAGGTGGTCACCCACTTTCGGAAAACTATTCGATAGTTCAGCCGGAGGTTCTGACTCGTTTTGATGGAAATCCTTCAAACCTGCAAAGAAATACAAAATTCCTCGATCATTTATTGAAAGACGATATTGTAATTATTGCCGGTCAGGCTTCAAGTCACTGCGTAGCATCTTCGATAGATGATATTTTACAGGAGATTTTGAATACAAATCCAAAACTCGCTGAAAAGATTTACATCTTAGAAGATGGAACAAGTGCGGTAGCTGTGCCTGATGGGAATGGAGGATTCCTGGCTGATTTTACAGATGAAGCAAATGCAGCGATGGATCGCTTCAGAGCTTCCGGTATGCATATCGTTAAATCAACCGATGATATTGCTTCTTGGCCAGGTGTTGCACATGATTTACTCGGTTAA